A single Arachidicoccus sp. BS20 DNA region contains:
- a CDS encoding DeoR/GlpR family DNA-binding transcription regulator: MLKKERQAYIIQQINIHNKILSSDLSTQLDVSEDTIRRDLQELDSEGKLTKVHGGALSKAFQVTLNNKNIYSLPEKKIIAHKAASLIKDGMFIILGGGTTIRELVKALPENLSATFITPSIPTALALLNHPAIEVIFIGNKLSKTIQMAVDIEAAESLKSISADYSFIGTNSIDADAGITDLEWESIEIKKAIMRSSRKTIALAISEKLGSVQHLKVCDMNDISILITELPPDDQRLKKYKNKGVEII; encoded by the coding sequence ATGCTCAAAAAAGAACGGCAGGCGTATATAATTCAGCAAATAAATATTCACAACAAAATTTTATCGTCCGATTTAAGTACCCAGCTGGATGTGAGCGAAGATACTATTCGACGCGACTTACAGGAACTTGACAGCGAAGGCAAACTAACTAAAGTACATGGCGGCGCTTTATCAAAAGCATTTCAGGTAACGCTAAATAATAAGAATATTTACTCCCTTCCCGAAAAAAAGATTATTGCACATAAGGCTGCATCTCTTATCAAAGACGGAATGTTCATTATTCTCGGCGGCGGTACCACCATAAGGGAATTGGTAAAAGCATTGCCGGAAAACTTGAGCGCCACATTTATTACACCAAGCATCCCCACAGCTTTGGCTTTGTTGAATCATCCGGCTATTGAAGTAATTTTTATCGGCAATAAATTGTCCAAAACCATTCAAATGGCAGTTGATATTGAAGCTGCAGAAAGCCTTAAAAGCATCAGCGCCGATTATTCTTTTATAGGAACAAACAGCATCGATGCCGATGCGGGCATTACCGACCTCGAGTGGGAAAGTATCGAAATAAAGAAGGCTATTATGAGAAGCTCCCGAAAAACAATTGCACTCGCCATTTCAGAAAAGCTCGGCAGTGTACAGCATCTTAAAGTTTGCGATATGAATGACATTAGTATATTAATTACAGAGCTTCCGCCTGACGACCAACGCTTAAAAAAATATAAAAACAAGGGTGTCGAAATCATTTAA